One Gallus gallus isolate bGalGal1 chromosome 38, bGalGal1.mat.broiler.GRCg7b, whole genome shotgun sequence genomic window, CATAACAGGGGGGAACGTGGGGGGCACATTTGGGGGTTATATACGGAGAGCGtcgtggggggggggatatATGAGGGGGACGGGAAGGGGTGTATATGTGGGGGTAAATGGGAGGGGGCGGTACGCGGCCTGTAAAGGGGGGGGAGCAGAGCGTCACGTGGCTCTGTGCGTGGCGGGGCGGCtcgtggggtggggggggggttccgTTTGCACGGGGTGGGCAGTGCGGACCGTACGGGTCCTCCAGCCACGAGGGGGCGCCTTCCCCGCCTTTCCCATCCCGGAGACCGGAAGTGCCTACGCTGTACTTCCGGTGCGGCCCTCCCCGCACGCTCTCCCTACCGCTATGGCGGCGGTCGCGGAGTCGCTCTCTTTTCTGGGCCTCACCCCGTCCGCGCGGGACCCCGCGACCGCCGTTCGGAGACGGAACCGCGGCCCCCGGAACCGCAAGAAGGGCTGGAAGCGCTGGGCCGGGCCCGAGGCGCGGCTGGGCCGAGAGATCGGCGATTTCCTCGAGGATGTGACGCTGCAGCAGCGCGTGgcggggtgagggggggggcgAAGGCCTCGGTgggtggaggggggggtccggagggtggggggagggggctgtgggggtgggggggccgCCTgaacctccccccccccccccaataccTTTTGCAGCGGTCTGATCGCCGAGCAGCCCGACGCGGGGCTCTTCTTCGTGGATACGGGCAATGCTGAGAAGGGTGAGCGCTGTGGGGGGTCGTTAGgcttccccccccttccccccccggACCCTTCCCCTGCGTTTGATTGGGGGGGGAGCATagagatttatttattaccccccctccccccccccaggacggaaaaggaagaataaaatccGTGAGAAACCCCTTCACATCGACCTGGTGCTGCAGCCCGACTCTAAAGTGCCACCACCCAAAGAGTGAGAtttggaaggggggggggggggtgctcagagttgggggggggtcccatgcgggacccccccccagctctgaccaccaccacctccctccccccccgcaGCATTCTGTCCCATCAGATCCCCAATGGGAAGaaggagcggcggcggcggcagttCTGGGAGCGGTTGGCACAGAGGGGGGTTCTGCCGCGCGCTGAGCGACGGCTCCAAACGCGGCTGCAAAACGCTGCCGCCCCCCCCCGGGGCCCCCCCAGGGAAAAGGCACCTGAAAAGGGGCGCGTGGATCCCGGGAGGAGCTTCTATGATATCTGGGCAGATGATAGTAAGGATGAGGGAGGGGTGGGTTGAGTGGAaatgggggtgggaggtggatatggggggggggggggggggttgagggaTTGGGTGGATGGAaatgaggggtgggggggatgggatggatggaaagctgggggggggggggatgggatgggatggatggaaatggggggggggaagatggggtgggatggaaatggggggggggatgggataggatggatggaaatgggggggggggaagatgggatgggatggagggaaatggggggggggagatgggatgGGTGGATGAAAACTGGGGGAGGGGGATGGCTGGAAATTGTCTCACTGTCCCGCAGACCCCCTGGAGCGGGCCCTGGTGGGGCAGGACTCATGGTTCCTGCAGCAGACACAGAAGCAGAGGGTGAAGgtgagtgggggggggaggggggggaatttggggggtgttttggggggggcacagcccagTGGACTCCTCACTGTGgctgcccccccctcccccagcgcccccccaggctgcagcagaaaCCATCGCAGCTCCCGGCCGTGGAGGTGATCGCCCCCGGGGGGTCCTACAACCCCACCTTTGAAGACCACcaggtttgggggggggggggattgttgtggggggggggttcacCCCCTGAATGGGGGGTGATGGACTGTGTCAtccgtcccccccccacccttgcaggcactgctgctgaaggCGCATGAGGTGGAGGTGATGAAGAAGAGGGCAGAGGACAAAGTAGAGCGGCAGCTCCGCTtccccacagctgctgaggcCCCCACTGCGGTGAGACCCCATGGGCCCCCACAAAACAGCCTGCTGGGTTGGGGTCTTCGGGTTGGGGGGGTGGCGGTGCTCAGGGCAGGactctttccccccccctcctcccccccaatAACATGGAGTGGGAACTCTGGGGAGGGGACTGACGGTGCTTTGCCCCCAGGAGACGGTGTTCCGGGAGCAGTGCgaggggctgctggaggagtcGGAgggtgaagaggaggaggaagaggagcagaaagaagaagCAGTGGGGGGGGCACAACCCTCGGACCCCCCCAGGCCGCCCCTCAGACCGGGCAAGAAGACGGAACAGCAGCGGCGGAAAGAGAAGGAGGCGCGGGCGCAGGTCTGtgtgggggcggtgggggtgatGTGGGTGGGGGGGCTGACCTGGTGGGGGGCTGAGGctgtgttccccccccccaggagtTGCGGCGGCGCCAGGAGAAGGCGTGGAGGTgccggcagcagcagctgttccGTCTGCGCTCGCTGGGCCGGCAGCTGCGGCGCTGGGAACAGGAACTGCTGCGGCGGAGGAGGGCAAGGGAGGCCAAACGGCGCGAGATGGAGGGGCGGCCGCGGCGCCTGGGGAGGATCAAgtgagtggggggggggctgtggggggccGGGGGGCGCCGGGCGCTGTGCTGACCCCCCCTCACCTCCCTGGATCTGTTAGGTATGAGGACCCCGCACTGGAGGTGCAGCTGAGCGATGAGTTGGCGGAGTCGCTGCGTACGCTGAAGGTGTGAGGGGgtgtttggggtgggggggctgggAGTTGGGGGGCGTGGGGTTGGGTTTTGAGGTCTTGGTATTGGGTTGGGGGGTTCGGCGTGGAGCTGGGGGGCTCGGCGTTGGGTTTGATGGGCTTTGGGGTCTTGGCATTGCAAATCTGGGGCCTTGGCGTTGGAGTTTGGGGTcttggcagtggggttggagtgttgggttttggggtcttgGAGCTGGGGTTTGGCATGGAGCGTCGGGTCTTGGcgttgggttgggtttggggtcttGGCACGGAGTTTGGAGTCTTGGTGGTGGGGCGTTGGATTTTGAGGGCTTGGTGTTGGGTTGGGGCTCCTGGCATGGAGCGTGGGGCCATGGCATTGGGTTGGGGTGTTGGTATTGGGGTGTTGGCAtcaggtgggggtggggggtttTGGTGGGGGGCTGTTGTGGGTCGGGGGGCCGGCGCCCCATGATGAGCCCCATCCTTGCACTGCGAGGATTCGCAGCCCCATGCTGTGGAATGTGAAGACCCCCCAGGGTTCCCAGGGCCTCACCATGGGGGTGGGGGCTTGGGCGCTGAGGGCGCCGGACCCCCGGGCTGGGGGGGTCTATggaatggggggtggggggggtttggAGTGACCCTGCGGCCCCCAACCTGTGGTCCCCCGTTTCAGCCCGAGGGCAGCGTTCTGCACGACCGCTTCAAGAGCCTTCAGAAACGGAGCCTGATTGAGCCCCGGGAGCGGGCAAAGTGagtggggggctttggggggggggggggcgtcctgggggtggatttggggtcgATTCTGAgccccctctcctcctccttctcctccaggtTCAAAAGGAAATACCGCCTGAAGTACGTGGAGAAGAGGGCATTCCGGGAAGTGACGTGAGTGGAGGCTGcgggggggcactgggggctgcagtggggctgagccccccctCATCCCCAACCCACCTCTGTCTCTGTTGCAGGTTGTAGCTGCGAATCCCCAGCCCAATAAAAACCTCTCTGCACCTCCTCCTCATCTCCTGGTTTGCATGGTGGGGGCACACAGGAGCTGGGGGAGCACATGTGGGGCCAGGGAGGGGCACTGCCCCCCCGGTGGCGGAGGGGGAGGGGTCCTGGCAGATGGTGCCTGGCTCAGCCCCTTTCCCTTCTTTAGAACTATTAGCGAGTGGATTAAGCACGGTAAATCCCGGgcagggggaaggggggggatgTGTGATGACACAGCGCCCTCCCCACCCAGCACTCCCACCCTGctgggggtggggctgggggagggctTACGGGACAGCGGGGAGGGgctcaccccctccccccccccatacacacacaccccGAGGCAGAGGGCAGTGCCACATCCTTGAGCCTCCCCTTTATTTACACCTCAAGGACCCCCCACCCAaatttcccctttccctcccccattttccctcttcctccccccaataaatatataaataagtcAATCCCaaccccctccacccccccaccccccccaaaaaaaaaaacaacaacaaaaaaaacccctgcAGGTCGTGgccccccccactccctgctTGCACCATGATGAAGCTGACGGCCGCCCCAAAATCCTGAATgtgtgggaggaaggaggaagtaggagggggggggggaatgggatcctgcccctctgcccccctccccccacaaaCGCCCCTAAGGGTGGGGGTGGCTGCGTTAAACGTAGGCGGACTCACTGGACTGCGTGCGGCCCAGGGTGGGCGCGGGGGTCAGCGCGGCGCCGTCCTTCTTGCGCACCTCCACCAGGGATTTGCGCCGCGCCTGCACGCCGCGCACGGCCGCCTTCACCTTGCGCCAGCCCAGGTGGTTGAGCTCGGCCAGGTTGAGCAGCACGCAGATCCCGCTGACGGCGAACATGAACACCAGGAAGACGGTCTTCTCGGTGGGCCGCGAGACGTAGCACTCCACCTCCTTGACGCAGGGGTAGCGGTCGCACTCGAAGATGGCGGGCACGTTGAAGCCGTACAGGAAGTACTGCCCGGCCAGGAAGCCGATCTCCAGCGCGTTGCGGAACACCACCTGGATGACGTAGAAGCGCGAGATGCCCTCCTGCCGCTTGGCCTtggcgcggcgcggcggcgtGCTGGGCAGCTCCTTGGCCTCCAGGCACTCGGGCTCATCCTTGGTGCCGCCGTCGGCGCCGGGTGCCAACACGCCGTTGAGCGTCCGCGCCTTCTTGGCGTCGCGCTCCAGGAGGGGGTAAAGGAAGGAGTAGCGGCGCTCGCGCTGCTTGGCCGCCTGGTGCACCGAGTAGGTGATGAAGCAGAGGCTGGGCGTGCAGACCAGGATGATCTGGAAGACCCAGTAGCGGatgtgggagatggggaaggcTTTGTCGTAGCACGCCTGGTTGCAGCCCGGCTGCAGGGTGTTGCACATGAACATGGTCTGCTCGTCCTCGTACACCGTCTCGCCCACGATGGCCACGATCAGGATGCGGAAAATCACCACCACCGTCAGCAGGATCCTGCGGGGATGGCGTGGGCAACGGGGTCACATCTATGGGTCCCAGCATGGGGTGTGTGTCCTACATGGGCAACGGGGTCACATCTATGGGTCCCAGCATGGGGTGTGTGTCCTACATGGGCAACGGGGTCACATCTATGGGTCCCAGCATGGGGTGTGTGTCCTACATGGGCAACGGGGTCACATCTATGGGTCCCAGCATGGGGTGTGTGTCCTACATGGACAACGGGGTCACATCTATGGGTCCCAGCATGGGACGTGCCCTACGTGGGCATTGGGGCCATTCTATGGGTCCCAGCATGGGATGTATGTCCTACATGGACAACGGGCTCATATCTATGGGTCCCAGCATGGGATGTATGTCCTACATGGACAACAGGGTCATATCTATGGGTCCCAGCATGGGACATGTCCTACGTGGGTATTGGGGTCATTCTATGGGGCCCAGCATGGGATGTGTGTCCTACGTGGACACTGAGGTCATATCTATGGGTCCCACTATGGGATGTGTGCCCTACATGGACTTTGGGGTCATACCCATGGGTTCTATCATGGGACATGTGTCCTACATTGACACTAGGGGGTCCCACTATGGGATGTGTGTCCTACATGGGCACCAGGGTCATCCCTACCCTGGGACATGTCCTACATGGATACGAGGGTCATACCCATGTGTGCCACCATGGAACACATGTCCTACATGGGCAGTGGGGTCATTCCTACCATGGGATGTGTCCTACATGGACACTGGGGTCGTATCTATGGGTCCCACCATGGGACGTGTCCTACATGGACACTGGGGTCGTATCTATGGGTCCCACCATGGGACGTGTCCTACATGGACACTGGGGTCGTACCCATGGGTCCCATCATGGGACGTGTCCTACATGGACAGCAGGACCATACCTCTGGGTCCCAGCTCAACACAGGTCCACCGTGGGCACCCACACCCCCCAGACAAGGCCCTATGAGGACACCGAGTCCTTCCCACGGGTCCCACCTCAGACCAGGACCTCCACACCTGAGGGCCCCCCCGTCCCTCTGGGTGCCCCCCAGGCCCCATCCCCGCGTGGTGACAGTGCTGACCTTGGCCCATCTGGGGGCACATCGATCGGTGCCCGCGGCTCCGCCAGCGCACGGGGATGGGGACGAGGGGACAGAGGGACCCCCGGGGCGGCAGGTGGAGCGCAGCCCCCGTCACAGCACAGCGGGGGAGCTGGGGTGCTCTGGGGACACGGGTGGCACCGATGTCCCCGTGTCTCCACGCAGAGCCGTGAACATCCCCGTGGTGTCCCCTTCATCCCCGGTGCAGTGGGGAGGTGACAATGGGAACCCCCATCTCCCCACGGTGGGAGAGGGCAGCATCCGGGGGTCCCCCTGCCACCCCATTGGGGCTGTAGGGCTGCAGGACCCCGAAGAGGGCGGACTGTGGGGGGTCTCGGGGGGATGTCCCGGTGCGAGGGTCgcgggggggtcccgggggggggCTCACCTTCCGATCATGGTGGAGTGCTGCTGCACGGCCGCCTCCAGCAGCCGCTCCAGGATCGTCCATTCGCCCATCGCGATGGGAGCGGGGGGTGCCGGACCGGGACCCCCCCCGGACCGGGACCCCCCTCCTCCCCGGCCCCACCGGGCCCCCCCCCCGCGCTCAGCGCCGCGGCCCCATCGCCGCCGCCTCCGTCCGCTCGGGGAGAGCCGAGCGCGGTCCcgagccctgcgcggccccgAGGAGCGGCGGGAgcgcgcggcgcggccccgggaccgggctgggggtggggggagtggggtggggaggCAGTGGGTGGGCGGGCgctgggggcaccgggagcagcgggGCGACGCATTGAGGGTCCCAGCGCTGTGTGCTGGGGGTAccggggggcactggggggggtTGCGGGCTTCGGGGGGTCGCACGGGGGGCACCGCTGCTGCTGCGTGCCGGGACGCTGCGGCGATGCGCTGCGGAGCAGCCGGGAAGCGTCTGTGCTTCCCCTCgcccccctttctccccccaccccaaaacacAGCGGCCGCGCTGCGCCCACCGCCGTCCGGCGCCCGAACCCGGTGCCTTTCACCCCAAACGCGGCCCCGCGCAGCGGCTGTGGGGCGGGGACACAGCGCGGGGGGGCGGTGCTTGGGGGCGGCCGCCATCGTCCCCACCGCCATTGCCACCACCGCCACCAGCAGTGCCGCCACCCGCAGTGCCATCGCCATGCCGCTCCGCGTCACCGTGCTCTACTGGTAAGGGGGCACCgggggaggctgtgctggggaggggggctCCGGctgtcccccctccccccccccattaacaCGGGTGGGTCTCTCCCGCAGCGGAGCCTGAGGCTACAAGCCCAAGGTGAGCCCAATTCCCCCCCGTTCTGCCCCCCCAAAACGCCCTACACGCGCGGTGACCGCGTGTCCCCTCCTCGCAGTACGAACGGCTGCGGGCGG contains:
- the GLTSCR2 gene encoding ribosome biogenesis protein NOP53 isoform X1 is translated as MAAVAESLSFLGLTPSARDPATAVRRRNRGPRNRKKGWKRWAGPEARLGREIGDFLEDVTLQQRVAGGLIAEQPDAGLFFVDTGNAEKGRKRKNKIREKPLHIDLVLQPDSKVPPPKDILSHQIPNGKKERRRRQFWERLAQRGVLPRAERRLQTRLQNAAAPPRGPPREKAPEKGRVDPGRSFYDIWADDNPLERALVGQDSWFLQQTQKQRVKRPPRLQQKPSQLPAVEVIAPGGSYNPTFEDHQALLLKAHEVEVMKKRAEDKVERQLRFPTAAEAPTAETVFREQCEGLLEESEGEEEEEEEQKEEAVGGAQPSDPPRPPLRPGKKTEQQRRKEKEARAQELRRRQEKAWRCRQQQLFRLRSLGRQLRRWEQELLRRRRAREAKRREMEGRPRRLGRIKYEDPALEVQLSDELAESLRTLKPEGSVLHDRFKSLQKRSLIEPRERAKFKRKYRLKYVEKRAFREVTL
- the LOC107049826 gene encoding gap junction delta-2 protein-like — protein: MAMALRVAALLVAVVAMAVGTMAAAPKHRPPALCPRPTAAARGRVWGERHRVRAPDGGGRSAAAVFWGGGRKGGEGKHRRFPAAPQRIAAASRHAAAAVPPVRPPEARNPPQCPPVPPAHSAGTLNASPRCSRCPQRPPTHCLPTPLPPPPARSRGRAARSRRSSGPRRARDRARLSPSGRRRRRWGRGAERGGGARWGRGGGGSRSGGGPGPAPPAPIAMGEWTILERLLEAAVQQHSTMIGRILLTVVVIFRILIVAIVGETVYEDEQTMFMCNTLQPGCNQACYDKAFPISHIRYWVFQIILVCTPSLCFITYSVHQAAKQRERRYSFLYPLLERDAKKARTLNGVLAPGADGGTKDEPECLEAKELPSTPPRRAKAKRQEGISRFYVIQVVFRNALEIGFLAGQYFLYGFNVPAIFECDRYPCVKEVECYVSRPTEKTVFLVFMFAVSGICVLLNLAELNHLGWRKVKAAVRGVQARRKSLVEVRKKDGAALTPAPTLGRTQSSESAYV